A portion of the Chaetodon trifascialis isolate fChaTrf1 chromosome 7, fChaTrf1.hap1, whole genome shotgun sequence genome contains these proteins:
- the LOC139334276 gene encoding basic helix-loop-helix transcription factor scleraxis-like — MTFAMLRTAPPAGRFLYGDIALLSEDDDENGSEGSGSEERNTNSSNSAAFRLSSSSPSAFHIKVNRKRKLCGGVGGGGVDSGAMMGRLVPQVPSVTGEVRQRTAANARERDRTNSVNTAFTALRTLIPTEPADRKLSKIETLRLASSYISHLGNVLLLGEGLHDGQPCHAPSPPFFHVNSSPTRGSDQSAQPKHICTFCLSNQRKMNKDRDRKTAIRS, encoded by the exons ATGACATTTGCCATGCTGCGGACAGCGCCTCCTGCAGGTCGCTTCCTATATGGCGACATCGCCCTCCTCTCTGAAGACGACGATGAGAACGGGAGCGAGGGGTCAGGCTCCGAGGAGCGTAACACCAACTCCTCCAACTCTGCTGCCTTCCGCCTGTCCTCCTCATCGCCATCTGCCTTTCACATCAAggtgaacaggaagaggaagctgtGCGGGGGAGTAGGGGGCGGAGGGGTAGATTCAGGGGCCATGATGGGGAGGCTTGTCCCCCAGGTTCCTTCTGTCACTGGAGAGGTTCGTCAGAGGACCGCCGCCAACGCGCGGGAGAGGGATCGCACCAATTCTGTCAACACAGCATTCACAGCGCTGCGCACTCTCATCCCCACCGAGCCTGCAGACAG GAAGCTGTCGAAGATCGAGACGTTACGCTTGGCCAGCAGCTACATCAGTCATCTGGGGAATGTCTTGCTCCTGGGCGAGGGCCTTCATGACGGGCAGCCGTGCCACGCTCCCTCACCGCCGTTCTTCCACGTTAACTCCTCCCCCACCCGAGGATCTGACCAATCAGCCCAGCCAAAGCACATCTGTACTTTCTGCCTCAGCAACCAGAGGAAAATG aacaaagacagagacaggaagacggCCATCAGAAGCTAA